The Microcystis panniformis FACHB-1757 region CACCAGTTAAAGTATCGGTTCCAGCACCACCAACTAAAGTATCGTTTCCATCACCACCGACTAGGCTATCGTTTCCAGTGCCACCGACTAGGCTATCGTTGAACGCACTACCTGTGATGAAATAGGAATCAGTGAGGGGGAGTGGTGCGATCGTACTTACTATTTGCGGACCCGACGCTTTCGTGAAAGTAACACCGCCGGTTGTTAGTTGATAAGTGCCGGCAGTCGAAGCTCTAACAAAGGTAAGGCTATCTGCTGGCAGGGAAAGGGTCGTAGAAAAGCCTCCACCGACCCTGGAAAGGGTTGCTGTGTTATCAGCAACGCCTGCTTTGGCTATTCTCCAAACTGTATCGCCGCCCATACTTAAAAGGCCTAGGGA contains the following coding sequences:
- a CDS encoding calcium-binding protein; the encoded protein is MGGDTVWRIAKAGVADNTATLSRVGGGFSTTLSLPADSLTFVRASTAGTYQLTTGGVTFTKASGPQIVSTIAPLPLTDSYFITGSAFNDSLVGGTGNDSLVGGDGNDTLVGGAGTDTLTGGAGADNFVFNSPSEGFDWISGFSSSQGDVINVSATGFAGGLTAGPLGTAQFRSGAGINSAATADQRFIYNTANGALWFDVDGVGGVASVRIANLIGFPTLTAANIVVI